The following proteins are encoded in a genomic region of Desulfosporosinus youngiae DSM 17734:
- a CDS encoding trimethylamine methyltransferase family protein yields the protein MRKIRSNSIEQTTPLLRWVSEGQIEQIHFATLEVLERTGVKVDHPEALQLLKDAGCIVNENRVRIPSWLVEECLRLAPRKIVVANRKGQRVMPLEKNRTYFGTGSDLPYTIDLETGKRRRSTKKDVELACRVMDYLPNYDFVMSYAIASDTSPRVSDLHQLEAMVSNTIKPIIVTAHDEINMRAQLEMAALVAGGKEELRKNPFLMLYSEPISPLVHTNDGVGKMFACFEYGVPVVYTPGILSGATTPVTKAGTIVLMNAEALAGVVMAQLKQKGAPIIIGGGATPMDMRTTATLYGSPETMMNYAIMTQLSQFYGIPNFTEAGCVNSPVPDAQAGMEAGNGILMAQLMGANLVHDVGYLEGGKTGSLAFLTMCNDFMDNARYMGRGTRIDDETMAVDVIDEVGPGGNYVSHEHTFKYFREEVWMPKQFNRSFWEIWEEQGSKSMEDNAEELAKEIVAAHTPELLDPTIRQGLNDIISETDKAKAAIR from the coding sequence ATGAGAAAGATTCGTTCCAATAGTATAGAACAAACAACGCCATTATTACGCTGGGTGAGTGAGGGGCAAATCGAGCAAATTCATTTCGCAACTTTGGAGGTTCTGGAACGAACCGGAGTTAAGGTCGATCACCCCGAAGCATTACAGTTGCTGAAGGATGCCGGATGTATAGTTAATGAGAACCGTGTTCGAATTCCGAGCTGGCTGGTAGAGGAATGCCTGCGGTTAGCACCTCGCAAAATTGTGGTCGCTAATCGGAAGGGTCAACGGGTTATGCCGTTGGAAAAGAATCGGACATATTTTGGGACAGGCTCAGATCTGCCCTATACAATTGACTTGGAGACGGGTAAGCGGCGACGCTCGACGAAGAAGGATGTGGAGCTTGCTTGCCGGGTGATGGATTATTTGCCGAATTATGATTTTGTCATGAGTTATGCGATTGCCTCAGATACGAGTCCTAGAGTGAGTGACCTTCATCAATTAGAGGCGATGGTTTCTAATACTATAAAACCAATCATTGTTACTGCCCATGATGAAATCAACATGCGGGCGCAATTAGAAATGGCTGCTTTAGTTGCTGGTGGGAAGGAAGAACTGAGAAAGAATCCGTTCCTGATGCTTTATTCCGAGCCGATCTCTCCTTTGGTGCACACCAATGATGGAGTGGGCAAAATGTTTGCTTGCTTTGAATATGGTGTTCCGGTGGTTTATACTCCGGGGATTTTGTCGGGGGCAACTACACCGGTTACCAAAGCAGGAACCATTGTGTTGATGAATGCTGAAGCATTGGCAGGAGTTGTCATGGCTCAATTAAAACAAAAGGGGGCTCCAATTATTATTGGCGGCGGAGCGACTCCTATGGATATGAGAACCACGGCGACCTTGTATGGCTCTCCGGAGACAATGATGAACTATGCCATCATGACTCAATTATCCCAGTTTTATGGGATTCCTAACTTCACGGAAGCTGGGTGTGTCAATTCTCCGGTGCCGGATGCTCAAGCTGGCATGGAAGCCGGAAATGGTATTTTAATGGCTCAATTAATGGGTGCTAATCTGGTTCATGATGTGGGATATCTGGAAGGCGGAAAAACCGGTTCGTTGGCTTTCCTTACAATGTGTAATGATTTCATGGATAATGCACGTTATATGGGAAGAGGTACGCGGATTGATGACGAGACGATGGCTGTCGATGTGATCGATGAAGTGGGACCGGGTGGAAACTATGTTAGCCATGAACATACGTTTAAATATTTCCGTGAAGAAGTTTGGATGCCAAAACAGTTCAATCGCTCCTTCTGGGAGATCTGGGAAGAGCAGGGGTCGAAATCGATGGAAGACAATGCTGAGGAATTAGCTAAAGAGATCGTCGCTGCTCATACCCCTGAACTATTAGACCCAACAATCCGTCAGGGATTAAATGATATCATCTCTGAGACGGATAAAGCAAAAGCGGCAATTCGATAA
- a CDS encoding corrinoid protein encodes MSNFANLSELVISGNYAGAKDLTQKMIDNGIEPLEIINQGLMAGMNVVGVRFKAGDMFVPEVMMSARAMSTGIELLKPLIADKDMPTAGKVLIGTVKGDLHDIGKNLVVMMMESAGFEIVDLGVDIAPAVFVKGVKDHKPQVIAMSALLTTTMPAMKDTIEALKEEGLRDSVKVVIGGAPISQSFANEIGADGYAPDAAAATDLCRNLIA; translated from the coding sequence ATGAGCAATTTTGCTAATTTATCTGAACTTGTGATTAGTGGGAATTATGCCGGAGCTAAGGATTTAACTCAGAAGATGATCGATAACGGTATTGAGCCTTTAGAAATTATTAACCAAGGATTAATGGCGGGTATGAATGTTGTCGGGGTTCGTTTCAAAGCCGGGGATATGTTTGTTCCGGAGGTCATGATGTCTGCCAGAGCTATGAGCACAGGGATCGAACTCTTAAAACCTTTGATTGCGGATAAAGATATGCCTACTGCCGGGAAAGTGTTGATTGGTACGGTAAAGGGCGACCTTCACGACATCGGGAAAAATCTCGTCGTGATGATGATGGAAAGTGCCGGATTTGAGATTGTTGACTTAGGTGTTGACATAGCCCCTGCTGTTTTTGTGAAAGGGGTTAAAGACCACAAGCCCCAAGTTATTGCTATGTCCGCTCTTTTGACAACAACAATGCCGGCCATGAAGGATACGATTGAGGCATTGAAAGAAGAGGGATTGCGTGATTCCGTCAAAGTTGTGATTGGAGGAGCCCCCATTTCCCAAAGCTTCGCTAATGAAATCGGCGCCGACGGATATGCTCCGGATGCTGCAGCTGCCACAGATTTGTGTCGGAATTTAATTGCTTAG
- a CDS encoding aspartyl-phosphate phosphatase Spo0E family protein, whose amino-acid sequence MSKLLEEQIEELRLEMHEVASDKDLTDDRVVSISSKLDVLINEFYLKGKH is encoded by the coding sequence GTGAGTAAATTGCTAGAAGAGCAAATTGAAGAATTGAGATTAGAAATGCATGAAGTCGCTTCAGATAAAGATTTGACGGATGATAGAGTTGTGAGTATCAGCTCTAAATTAGACGTATTAATTAACGAGTTTTATCTGAAAGGCAAGCATTAA
- a CDS encoding ATP-binding protein: MTTIDNSISSFGVPEFAIPYLSRFISEYEMDLVDRLDGQKCTAPEIAVRLGFSLEETQVFLQSCYNKHIVHKEELNGELVYFAGDFYDLLDYMCKFDENYPLMDKELKQALDQWCYQVYAERMEPYLNSLLNGEAVDRAPEEFMLIEDLDDVLERVSEIRLVPCNCRKLAEQCAKPVETCLSFDDAIKDRTFGRSLTREEAKELVMTAHKKGLMHQLNSDWRTNGPAFMCNCCSCCCYPTRLAQEKGTKGIFPISQFEAHYDETKCSHCGACTKRCNFGAFYWGETERVVKGKTRRNVEFDPSKCWGCGICVEACGSKAISMVPLDNGLNHNKK; the protein is encoded by the coding sequence ATGACTACAATTGATAACTCAATTTCTTCGTTTGGTGTACCTGAATTTGCAATTCCTTATCTTTCTCGTTTTATTTCGGAATATGAGATGGACCTGGTGGACCGGCTTGATGGTCAAAAGTGTACTGCCCCTGAAATTGCAGTAAGGCTAGGTTTTTCTTTAGAAGAGACACAGGTTTTTTTGCAAAGCTGTTATAATAAGCATATTGTTCACAAGGAAGAGCTTAATGGGGAGCTTGTTTATTTTGCAGGGGATTTCTATGATCTCTTGGATTATATGTGTAAGTTTGATGAAAACTATCCCCTAATGGATAAAGAGTTAAAACAGGCTTTAGATCAGTGGTGCTATCAGGTTTATGCCGAACGGATGGAGCCGTATCTTAATTCACTGCTGAATGGGGAAGCTGTGGATAGAGCACCAGAGGAGTTTATGCTGATTGAAGATCTTGACGACGTATTGGAGCGTGTGAGTGAGATCCGTTTAGTTCCTTGTAATTGCCGCAAGTTAGCAGAGCAGTGCGCTAAGCCGGTGGAAACTTGTCTGAGTTTTGACGATGCAATAAAGGATCGTACGTTTGGTCGTTCACTTACGAGGGAAGAGGCCAAAGAGCTTGTGATGACAGCTCATAAGAAAGGCCTGATGCATCAATTGAACAGTGACTGGCGGACAAATGGGCCGGCTTTTATGTGTAATTGTTGTTCCTGCTGCTGTTATCCAACACGTCTGGCCCAGGAAAAGGGGACGAAGGGTATATTTCCTATTAGTCAATTCGAGGCTCATTATGATGAAACCAAGTGTTCCCATTGTGGAGCCTGTACTAAGCGCTGCAATTTTGGGGCTTTCTATTGGGGAGAAACGGAAAGGGTGGTGAAGGGCAAGACTCGGAGAAACGTCGAGTTTGACCCAAGCAAATGTTGGGGATGCGGGATTTGTGTTGAAGCCTGTGGCAGTAAGGCAATTTCCATGGTTCCTCTCGATAATGGTTTAAATCATAACAAAAAATGA
- a CDS encoding trimethylamine methyltransferase family protein has product MGLGSSHGNGLFFRTLSEKQAEEIHLASCQILEDTGMVIHHEEAVELLRQAGAQVENGNRVYFPSFLVKQALQSAPSRVTLYDRNGEAALHLEGTNVYFGTGSDTLNYLDPFTLERRSWRQEDVANAIRICDKLPNIDFVMSMGLLSDVDPLMINREQYAIMVQNTEKPQVVIAEDGDTLRDIIEMAACAVGGKERLRQKPLFMIYTEPTSPLQHPKESVDKLLIAAENGVPANFACGGVAGASVPTTVAGALVQANAEALSGLIIHQLKAPGAPFIYGYGNSPLDMRSMQAVYGTPEAVLFQGGAVDLAHYYQLPSWGYAGCSNSKVCDEQAIVESTMFTLMGALQGCNIMHDVFYMEFGITGSLELLVISNEVIGRTRRLLKGIDTDKESLGVEAIKRVGPGGNFLGDEHTVKHFRGNWMSDLSDFNNYENWTVNGSKTMVERARDRIKLILDTHQPKSVSEDVKEQIAEVLRKAREKLGVKA; this is encoded by the coding sequence ATGGGATTAGGAAGCTCACATGGAAATGGCCTATTCTTTCGAACACTCTCGGAAAAGCAAGCAGAGGAGATTCATCTTGCCAGTTGCCAAATTCTCGAAGATACAGGTATGGTAATTCACCATGAAGAAGCAGTTGAACTACTTCGACAGGCGGGAGCGCAGGTCGAAAATGGTAACCGTGTTTATTTTCCGAGCTTTCTGGTGAAGCAAGCACTGCAATCGGCCCCTTCTCGTGTAACTCTATATGACCGCAATGGGGAAGCAGCACTGCATTTAGAGGGGACAAATGTTTACTTTGGTACAGGGTCGGATACGCTCAACTATCTCGATCCGTTCACCTTGGAACGGCGGAGTTGGCGTCAAGAGGATGTGGCTAATGCCATCAGAATTTGCGATAAATTACCAAATATTGATTTTGTCATGTCCATGGGTTTATTGTCTGATGTGGACCCGCTTATGATTAATCGGGAACAATATGCAATTATGGTTCAAAACACAGAGAAACCTCAGGTGGTTATTGCTGAAGATGGGGATACCCTGCGGGATATTATTGAGATGGCTGCGTGTGCGGTCGGCGGAAAAGAACGTCTGCGTCAGAAGCCTTTGTTTATGATCTATACTGAGCCGACTTCGCCGCTTCAACATCCGAAGGAGTCCGTTGATAAATTGTTGATCGCTGCAGAAAATGGAGTTCCGGCGAATTTCGCGTGTGGTGGTGTAGCGGGCGCATCTGTTCCTACAACTGTGGCAGGGGCTTTGGTTCAGGCCAATGCGGAAGCGTTGAGCGGCTTAATTATTCACCAGTTGAAAGCTCCAGGGGCGCCGTTTATTTACGGTTATGGAAATTCCCCGCTGGATATGCGCTCGATGCAGGCGGTTTATGGAACTCCCGAGGCGGTGCTCTTTCAAGGCGGAGCCGTTGATCTGGCCCACTACTACCAGCTGCCCTCTTGGGGCTATGCCGGCTGCAGCAATTCTAAGGTTTGCGATGAGCAGGCGATTGTGGAGTCGACGATGTTTACGTTAATGGGAGCGCTCCAAGGGTGTAATATTATGCATGATGTTTTCTATATGGAATTTGGCATAACAGGCTCCTTAGAGCTGCTGGTTATTTCCAACGAAGTTATCGGACGGACCCGGCGGCTTTTAAAGGGGATTGATACGGATAAGGAATCCCTGGGCGTAGAGGCGATCAAACGGGTTGGCCCGGGAGGAAATTTCCTCGGGGATGAGCATACCGTTAAGCATTTTAGAGGAAATTGGATGTCCGATCTTTCGGATTTCAACAATTATGAAAACTGGACAGTGAACGGCAGCAAAACAATGGTGGAACGTGCCCGGGACCGCATTAAACTTATCTTGGATACCCACCAGCCCAAGTCCGTCTCTGAAGATGTAAAGGAGCAAATTGCTGAAGTTCTCCGCAAAGCCAGGGAAAAGCTTGGAGTTAAAGCGTAG
- a CDS encoding urocanate hydratase has translation MISNNNISQAMTIKLDSKLPEMPEFVEGIRRAPDRGYSLSVEQTKIALKNALRYVPEELHEQLAPEFLEELRTRGRIYAYRYRPAGRLYGKPIDEYKGNCTEGKAFQVMIDNNLDFDVALYPYELVTYGETGSVCQNWLQYRLIKKYLEVMTDQQTLVMESGHPVGLFPSRPDAPRVIITNALMVGMFDNQKDWEIAEQMGVANYGQMTAGGWMYIGPQGIVHGTFNTLLNAGRMKLGIPHDGDLSGRLFISSGLGGMSGAQGKSVEIACGVGIIAEVDESRIKTRFEQGWVSRVSADLEEVFRIADEYMRKKEPMSIAYQGNIVDLLEYAVNHQIQVDLLSDQTSCHVAYEGGYCPQGISFAERTRLLATDRAEFKKLVDQSLVRQFELIRTLVERGTYFFDYGNSFMKAVYDAGVKEISKNGVDEKDGFIFPSYVEDIMGPELFDYGYGPFRWVCLSGKPEDLRKTDSAAMSCIDPNRRGQDRDNYIWIKDAEKNKLVVGTQARILYQDAEGRIKIALKFNEMVRQGEIGPVMLGRDHHDVSGTDSPFRETANIKDGSNVMADMAVQSFAGDAARGMSLVSLHNGGGVGIGKAINGGFGLVLDGSERVDSIIKSALLWDVIGGVARRSWARNEHSIETSIEFNERYKGLGHITVPFIPKDELIDRLVK, from the coding sequence ATGATCAGTAACAATAACATTTCCCAAGCCATGACGATCAAGCTGGATTCTAAATTGCCGGAGATGCCGGAGTTTGTGGAAGGGATTAGGCGGGCACCGGATCGAGGTTATAGCCTGTCGGTTGAGCAAACGAAAATTGCCTTGAAAAACGCTTTGCGCTATGTTCCCGAAGAACTGCATGAACAATTAGCGCCTGAGTTTCTGGAGGAGTTGCGGACCAGGGGGAGAATTTATGCGTATCGTTACCGTCCGGCGGGAAGGTTGTATGGGAAGCCTATCGATGAGTATAAGGGTAACTGCACAGAAGGCAAGGCTTTTCAGGTGATGATTGATAACAACCTGGATTTTGACGTGGCGCTTTACCCTTATGAGCTTGTTACTTATGGTGAGACAGGAAGTGTTTGTCAAAACTGGCTGCAATATCGTTTGATTAAAAAATATCTCGAAGTGATGACAGATCAACAGACTCTGGTTATGGAATCAGGTCATCCCGTCGGCTTATTTCCTTCCCGCCCGGATGCTCCGCGGGTGATTATTACCAATGCTTTGATGGTCGGGATGTTTGACAATCAGAAGGATTGGGAAATTGCTGAACAAATGGGTGTCGCAAATTATGGGCAGATGACGGCGGGCGGTTGGATGTATATTGGCCCTCAGGGAATTGTCCATGGTACCTTTAATACCTTGCTTAATGCCGGGCGAATGAAGTTAGGGATTCCACACGATGGGGATTTAAGCGGGCGATTATTCATCTCCTCAGGTCTGGGCGGAATGAGTGGTGCTCAAGGAAAGTCTGTGGAAATTGCCTGTGGTGTGGGAATTATTGCTGAAGTGGATGAGTCTAGAATCAAGACTCGTTTTGAGCAAGGTTGGGTTAGCAGAGTGTCTGCGGATCTTGAGGAAGTCTTCCGTATTGCGGATGAGTATATGCGGAAAAAAGAGCCTATGTCGATTGCTTATCAGGGTAACATTGTCGATTTATTGGAGTATGCGGTTAATCATCAAATTCAAGTGGATTTGCTCAGTGATCAGACGTCCTGCCATGTTGCCTATGAAGGCGGGTATTGCCCGCAGGGGATTTCCTTTGCAGAGAGAACGAGGCTGCTGGCAACAGACCGGGCTGAGTTTAAGAAGCTCGTGGATCAGAGTTTGGTTCGTCAATTTGAATTAATCCGCACCCTGGTTGAACGTGGGACGTATTTCTTTGATTATGGTAATTCGTTTATGAAAGCGGTTTATGATGCTGGAGTGAAGGAAATTTCGAAAAACGGTGTGGATGAAAAAGATGGTTTTATCTTCCCGTCCTATGTCGAAGATATTATGGGGCCGGAGCTCTTTGATTATGGATATGGACCGTTCCGATGGGTTTGCCTGAGCGGCAAACCGGAAGATTTGCGTAAAACGGACTCGGCAGCGATGTCTTGTATTGATCCGAATCGCAGGGGGCAAGATCGGGATAATTATATTTGGATTAAGGATGCTGAGAAAAACAAACTGGTCGTAGGTACGCAAGCCCGAATTCTATATCAGGATGCCGAAGGACGCATTAAAATTGCCCTTAAATTTAATGAAATGGTACGTCAGGGAGAAATTGGCCCGGTCATGCTGGGGCGGGATCATCATGATGTGAGCGGAACAGATTCGCCGTTCAGAGAAACAGCAAACATTAAAGATGGCAGCAATGTTATGGCAGACATGGCTGTGCAGAGTTTCGCGGGAGATGCTGCGCGTGGGATGAGCCTCGTATCTCTTCACAATGGAGGGGGCGTCGGTATTGGCAAAGCCATTAATGGCGGCTTTGGCTTGGTGCTTGATGGCAGCGAGCGAGTGGACAGTATTATCAAATCTGCTCTGTTATGGGATGTTATCGGTGGAGTAGCGCGACGGTCTTGGGCTAGAAATGAACATTCCATCGAGACGAGCATCGAGTTTAACGAGCGATATAAGGGGCTGGGGCATATTACGGTTCCCTTTATTCCAAAGGATGAATTGATTGATCGGTTGGTCAAGTAG
- the hutI gene encoding imidazolonepropionase, with product MVYADLVIHSAQMMATLRGFSEGPACGTDMSEIGIIEDGAVAIQDGKITAVGTTEEVRADGWIGPDTKLINASGKVVTPGFVDPHTHVLYAGSRENELSLKLKGVPYLEILKQGGGILSTVQSTKQASDEEIKAQTSRRLRTMLSMGTTTAEAKSGYGLMLDEELRALRLIHELDQEQAVDLVPTFMGAHAVPPGYNEERFTNYIVDEMLPQIAAEGLAEFCDVFCEPGVFSLESSERILLKAKDLNLKLKMHADELASAGGAELAAKLGVISADHLLQASDEGIAALARKGVIAVLLPATSFNLAKNSYARAREMVQAGVPLALATDSNPGSSPTESMPLVLTIACLYLRLTPEEALTAATINAAHAIDRADQVGSLEVGKQGDVLILDIPNLNYLPYHFGNNPVEMVIKRGKVAWSI from the coding sequence GTGGTTTATGCGGATCTGGTGATCCATTCCGCTCAGATGATGGCGACGCTGAGAGGTTTCTCGGAGGGACCGGCCTGTGGGACGGATATGTCTGAGATCGGTATAATCGAGGATGGTGCTGTTGCTATTCAAGACGGCAAGATTACAGCGGTTGGCACAACTGAGGAAGTCCGGGCAGATGGATGGATAGGCCCTGATACAAAGCTAATTAATGCGTCAGGTAAAGTTGTTACACCAGGATTTGTTGATCCTCACACCCATGTTCTTTATGCTGGCTCGCGTGAGAACGAGTTGTCTTTAAAACTAAAAGGGGTTCCCTATCTCGAGATACTTAAACAGGGCGGGGGGATTTTATCCACGGTTCAGAGTACAAAGCAGGCATCGGATGAAGAAATTAAGGCGCAGACAAGTCGCCGGCTTCGAACGATGCTCAGCATGGGCACGACGACGGCTGAGGCGAAGAGCGGATATGGCTTAATGCTGGATGAAGAACTCCGGGCGTTGCGTTTGATCCATGAATTAGATCAAGAACAAGCCGTTGATTTAGTACCGACGTTTATGGGTGCGCATGCCGTTCCCCCAGGCTACAATGAAGAAAGGTTCACAAACTACATTGTTGATGAAATGTTGCCTCAGATTGCCGCAGAGGGCTTGGCGGAGTTCTGTGACGTTTTTTGCGAGCCTGGGGTTTTTAGTCTCGAATCCAGTGAGCGGATTTTACTGAAGGCTAAAGATTTAAATCTTAAGTTAAAAATGCACGCTGATGAATTGGCTTCAGCAGGAGGAGCAGAATTAGCTGCAAAGCTGGGCGTTATTAGTGCAGATCATTTACTTCAAGCCTCGGATGAAGGGATCGCGGCCCTTGCCCGAAAAGGTGTCATTGCAGTGTTGCTTCCGGCAACGTCGTTTAATCTTGCCAAGAATTCGTACGCCAGAGCAAGAGAGATGGTTCAAGCAGGGGTACCTCTAGCACTGGCCACGGATTCAAATCCAGGATCGTCTCCCACAGAATCCATGCCGCTTGTTTTGACCATTGCCTGCCTATACCTTAGACTTACTCCTGAGGAGGCTTTGACAGCGGCGACGATCAATGCTGCGCATGCTATTGACAGAGCGGATCAGGTGGGAAGTTTGGAAGTTGGAAAACAGGGGGATGTGCTCATACTTGACATACCAAATCTAAATTATTTGCCCTATCATTTTGGAAATAACCCCGTAGAAATGGTGATTAAACGAGGAAAAGTAGCCTGGAGTATTTAG
- a CDS encoding ABC-F family ATP-binding cassette domain-containing protein, which translates to MNVLTAENLTKSYGEKLLFTDISFGIDEGEKIGIIGVNGTGKSTLLKILAGIEWPDQGKVTIGNSVRLEYLSQNPEFEETATVLQQVFKGNSPQIKLLREYESALEKLNADPDEPVLQQTLIALGQQMDEQDAWQLENEAKTILTKLGISGFDTLVGTLSGGQRKRVALASALINPTDILMLDEPTNHIDNDTVDWLEQYLNKRKGALVMITHDRYFLDRVVGRVLELDHGRVYPYPGNYSRFLELKAEREEQLEASERKRQNLFRNELAWMRRGAKARTTKQKARIERFEKLQAEKPLDHEERIEILAGASRLGKKILECTELQKGFPDRGVVIKDFSYILLRNDRIGIIGPNGSGKSTLLNLIAGKLTPDSGSIELGSTVKIGYFSQENSDMDPDVRVIDSIKAIAEVIPTADGGSLTASQMLERFLFPPAVQWTQIGKLSGGEKRRLYLLQVLMGAPNVLLLDEPTNDLDIQTLTILESYLDDFPGAVMAVSHDRYFLDRVTDKIFAFEGEGKIRSYTGNYSDYREQVYAAEQEAEQAVKLAALAKTFREIKLDSEKGEPESKKERPLKMTYKEQQEYDQIDARIAQAEEELQKNTQAMNDAGSDFGKLNELVKLQETLEQKLDDLLERWTYLTELAEKIAETKGR; encoded by the coding sequence ATGAATGTCTTAACTGCTGAAAATTTGACGAAAAGTTATGGTGAAAAGCTTCTATTCACTGATATTTCCTTCGGGATTGACGAAGGGGAGAAAATAGGGATTATCGGAGTCAATGGGACGGGTAAGTCTACATTACTTAAAATATTAGCTGGTATTGAATGGCCGGATCAGGGTAAAGTTACGATTGGCAATAGCGTCCGCTTAGAATACCTCTCTCAAAACCCGGAGTTCGAAGAAACGGCGACAGTCTTACAGCAGGTCTTTAAAGGAAATTCCCCGCAGATAAAGCTGCTGCGGGAGTATGAATCCGCTTTAGAAAAGCTGAATGCAGATCCTGATGAGCCGGTACTTCAACAAACGCTGATAGCCTTAGGCCAGCAAATGGATGAGCAGGATGCCTGGCAACTCGAAAACGAGGCCAAAACCATCTTGACTAAGCTGGGAATTTCCGGTTTTGATACCTTAGTGGGAACTCTTTCAGGCGGACAGAGAAAACGAGTTGCTTTGGCGAGTGCTCTCATTAATCCTACAGATATCCTGATGCTCGATGAACCAACGAATCACATTGATAATGATACGGTTGATTGGCTGGAGCAGTATTTAAATAAACGTAAAGGTGCGTTGGTTATGATTACGCACGATCGGTATTTTCTGGATCGTGTGGTGGGGCGAGTGCTGGAGTTAGATCACGGGAGGGTGTATCCTTATCCCGGTAATTACAGCCGTTTCCTGGAATTGAAAGCGGAGCGGGAGGAGCAGCTTGAAGCATCCGAGAGAAAGCGCCAAAACCTCTTTCGCAATGAGCTTGCTTGGATGCGGAGAGGCGCTAAAGCCCGGACGACGAAGCAAAAGGCCAGGATAGAACGTTTTGAAAAACTGCAGGCTGAGAAGCCCTTAGATCATGAGGAGCGGATTGAAATCCTGGCGGGGGCGTCCCGCTTAGGAAAAAAGATTCTGGAATGCACTGAGCTGCAAAAAGGGTTTCCTGATCGGGGTGTAGTTATCAAAGATTTTAGCTACATTCTTTTGAGGAATGATCGGATAGGAATTATCGGACCCAATGGGAGTGGCAAGTCGACCTTGTTGAACCTGATTGCCGGAAAGCTGACGCCGGATAGCGGTAGTATCGAACTGGGTTCGACGGTTAAGATAGGCTATTTTTCTCAGGAAAACAGTGATATGGATCCGGATGTACGTGTCATTGATTCGATTAAAGCCATAGCCGAAGTGATCCCCACGGCAGATGGTGGTTCTTTGACGGCTTCTCAAATGCTGGAACGCTTTTTATTTCCGCCGGCCGTTCAGTGGACACAAATTGGTAAGCTCTCCGGCGGGGAAAAACGCAGGTTGTACTTGTTGCAGGTTTTGATGGGAGCACCGAATGTTCTCTTATTGGACGAGCCGACCAATGATTTAGATATTCAAACTCTCACTATTTTGGAAAGCTATTTGGATGATTTTCCGGGAGCGGTTATGGCTGTCTCCCACGATCGGTATTTTCTTGACCGGGTCACAGATAAGATTTTTGCGTTTGAGGGTGAAGGAAAAATTCGCTCATATACGGGAAATTACTCGGACTATCGTGAGCAAGTATACGCTGCTGAGCAAGAGGCCGAACAGGCTGTTAAATTGGCCGCTTTAGCAAAAACCTTCCGAGAAATAAAGCTTGATTCAGAAAAGGGAGAACCCGAAAGCAAGAAAGAACGTCCGCTCAAAATGACCTATAAAGAGCAGCAGGAATATGATCAAATTGACGCCCGGATTGCGCAAGCAGAAGAAGAACTGCAAAAAAACACTCAGGCTATGAATGATGCCGGCAGTGATTTTGGAAAGCTGAATGAGCTAGTGAAGCTTCAAGAAACCCTTGAACAGAAACTGGATGATTTGTTGGAACGTTGGACATATTTAACGGAGTTGGCAGAAAAGATAGCCGAAACAAAGGGCAGATAA